One Triticum dicoccoides isolate Atlit2015 ecotype Zavitan chromosome 4B, WEW_v2.0, whole genome shotgun sequence genomic window carries:
- the LOC119295299 gene encoding F-box protein SKIP23-like, with product MARYQRSWSDIPPELAALVLLRLHAHSDRVRFAAVCRDWRACARQHQLPPPLPWFILPGGTFFTLPHSESFLIPNGVEFHSSCGEWLVFARDDICYLVDTFSKVTLKLPDLDMYDRIEEPDEVINGHSMCYICLDVDVTMSIYKVIVCSVLLVAAIVDIGDLRTLAVCRPGGNLWFVSALGYDRSFDIILHGGKLLTVDGWRNLCVIDVEEDSDNGSLFISRIERIIKGPPWPLRQFPGGLLVFDQYLVESHGALLLVRGTIYGKPPEDNHTGFEIRAVRFEFEVCEADFQSSQWVERRSVGDDQVLFLGPRCSKSVCAPQYNLKGNCIFFLDDGHCQWYWKHAPSAPSSYAIFDMSDESVRSPLPRGSCKGEEAPATWHFPRG from the coding sequence ATGGCAAGGTACCAGCGATCATGGTCTGACATACCACCAGAGCTTGCTGCCCTGGTCCTCCTCCGCCTCCATGCCCACTCTGACCGTGTCCGTTTCGCAGCTGTATGCCGCGATTGGCGCGCCTGCGCAAGGCAGCATCAGCTGCCCCCGCCTTTGCCCTGGTTCATACTCCCTGGTGGAACCTTCTTCACCTTACCCCACAGTGAATCCTTCCTGATCCCCAACGGTGTCGAATTCCACAGTTCCTGCGGTGAGTGGCTTGTCTTTGCACGTGACGACATCTGCTACCTCGTAGACACCTTCTCTAAGGTCACCTTGAAGCTCCCTGACCTAGACATGTACGACCGCATCGAGGAGCCTGACGAAGTTATCAATGGTCACAGCATGTGCTACATTTGTCTGGACGTGGATGTAACCATGTCAATATACAAGGTAATCGTGTGCTCAGTGCTCCTTGTTGCTGCCATCGTTGACATCGGGGATCTCCGCACTCTTGCGGTGTGCCGACCGGGAGGTAACCTATGGTTTGTAAGTGCGCTTGGCTACGACAGGTCCTTTGACATAATTCTCCATGGAGGCAAGTTGCTCACGGTTGATGGATGGAGGAACCTTTGCGTTATCGATGTCGAAGAGGACAGTGACAATGGCAGCCTATTCATTTCCCGGATCGAGCGCATCATCAAGGGTCCTCCCTGGCCCTTAAGGCAGTTCCCGGGTGGCCTCCTTGTATTCGACCAATACCTGGTTGAATCTCATGGCGCCCTGCTGCTGGTCCGTGGGACAATCTATGGCAAGCCACCTGAGGACAACCACACCGGGTTCGAGATCAGGGCAGTACGGTTTGAATTCGAGGTGTGTGAGGCAGACTTTCAGTCGTCGCAGTGGGTTGAGAGGAGGAGCGTGGGGGACGACCAGGTGCTGTTTCTTGGGCCGAGATGCTCCAAGTCTGTCTGTGCGCCCCAGTACAATCTGAAGGGGAACTGCATCTTCTTCCTGGATGACGGCCATTGCCAGTGGTACTGGAAGCACGCGCCGAGCGCGCCGAGCTCGTACGCAATATTCGACATGAGTGATGAGTCGGTCCGCTCTCCGCTTCCTAGAGGATCGTGCAAAGGCGAGGAGGCGCCGGCGACATGGCATTTCCCTCGGGGCTGA